The sequence ttctcaaactatttgcattaagtctacaccactgtaagtggaaggaaaggcaaccagcaatgatgagaaccatttaaagtcaacatacaatttcactatggctatattttactatattaagttgtgagtgacctttggcatttggggcctacattgtccaATGCAACCATTATAGTGTTcttttaagcctagctcagtcattatgccataccacatcaccgcctgccgtgtaatgagctgcattgaacacatgaagatctattgagaacaccaaatccatatttcctgttattttggtgaaagtaatgtaaacgtagtgtaatgccttacaattcaaggacagtaatattgtaatgtaacaaattactttgagatgacagtaacaagtaataaataatgcattacgcttttgaagtaacttgcccaacactgcttaCTGTATCTCCAATAAAGTTTGTTCATTTTGGACCATCTGATCTTTTTTCTGTGAGTGAAAGTGCTTAGTGTAATATCTTTAAGAAATTTGAAGAATAGCTAATAAGTGTCTTGCTGTGCACATAAACACTTACACAGCATTACATAATGTAGACCATTACTTCATAACCTAGTCTAGCCATTGTCCCCTAGCTTGTGCTGCATTTCAAAGAAGAATTTCCATTAGGAATAGACAAACAATCAAGTTTCTTCGCCAATCCCAGTTCCacagttatttatttagcctTAATATTGATCAAAGATGAACCCATGGGCcacacaatatcaacacataggTAAGTAACATACAGGTAACGTCTGCACTTGttcaggctacattgacaaGTCAATTACCTTTTGAATGATGGTCAAATTAATCACTGCATTGATCTGGGTGTTCCGTTCCTGCAATTTACCTCAGAGTGACAGTTTCACAGATTGAGTGACAAGAAAGATACGACATCATTATCACATCCAATTAGCATCGAATAAACAACTGCCCACCAAtcagacacataaacatccaTGAAATTACGTTTTTTTTATCGTCTGTTTCTGAGGATATAACGTAACATTGATACAGCGCAACACAGGCCCATTTCCATtgatctagtaggctaataggtTGTAAGATACATTAATACCAAACATCGGTGTACATGTGTAACTCTTTTATTGTCAAATCCTTGATTTTAGCACTGTTAGCTCCAAAGACGCCGGCTTTTACAgcgtccaacctcaagtatcttGTCGCTCTTTCAGACAAACTGTGGCGCTGTCAATGACGTTTACTGTTTGACGACGCTCATTGGAGGGATGGACCGCGGCATGGAAGGCTGCAGCCTAGTAGTCGACGTTCGAGGCAAACTTCTCCATTGtgcggaaggggtgtgatatgtgtagtaacggccatattggcgttacaaactagccccatgcatttctatggagggttttttgagtgctatgtctcctcattagaaagtctctggcgtTGCTACTTCCTGGGGTTTACGGTGGgagcctctctctccactccaatGCGTAACAGCCATTTCGTCTTCCCACTCCACATTCATCAGATTTTACCGCCCAAGGGCCCTATTTTTCGACCTGGTGCATGGCGGAAAGTGGGTTATTTTCCCAGCGCaaaatttatttgtattttacatgtgtctTTTTTTGAGCAACGCgccaaggggtgtggcaattagcGACCTAAGGAAGGGATCTGGTGCGTCGTCTAGAAAATTGCTATCGTacacctaaaacgcattacgccactgaccaagagaaacctggtcagaagtccatgGCAAGttctttatatgttattttaagagcagcTATCTATgtagctatctatctatgctaggctggagctaaaagcggtatcgccagactcagagaacgcctggatgaactggagaaaggtaaaaatcaattgtttaaggAGGTGGGAAATCAGtataattccccaaatggtggaataacCTTTTAATCAGATTAATTTGAATCTGATTGAAAAAATGTCCATGTAAACTTGCCTAATGAAAGAAACTGTCTCTGGCATAGTGAGAACAAGCTGGGATATCATTATTTGCTAGTTTATTGATGGGGCAATCAagcatacatttacattttgagAAATTCATTTCCAGAGACCTTCCTAGTTAAATCAATCCATTCAAACTGATTAGAGATGCATTGTCAATAAATGTGCCAAGGCATTTATAATATAAATTTTTATCCCTCAAATGACAAGTTTGATGTCTGTTTGGTGCACTGTAGTCTTCATTGCACTAAAGTAATTCATAGAACACCAATCTCTGGATGATGAACTTCAGTAAAACAGTCAAAGGCAAGCTTcagttttaaatattttttttatttgaattcGAATTcaaaagtaatcaaacaaacaagacaaatTTGCATTTGTCTAGCCAAAGCAATATTCatatacactaccggtcaaaagtttggggtcacttaaaggtttccattccactccattatagacagaacagctgagatcagttccattgtttttttaatcagggcagcagtttttagATTACATTATATGCTTacattgcaaaagggttctcgactgttgtagaaagaaatggctgatctttaatgcaatatctacattggccattatcagcaaccattcttccaatgttccaaaagcacattctgtttactaatctgatattattttaaaaggttaactgagaaaacattggagaacccttttgaaATTAtgcaagcacataatgtaatctgaaaactgctgccctgattaaaaaaacaatgctttTACCACTTCAACCGTACATTTATTTCTGTCGAACGAACgcccattatcccttacataatggagtggaatgtaaatttctaagtgaccccacaCTTTTGTCTGGTAGTGTACATCAAGAGATAAATTAGGAAATGTACACAGAATCTTTTTTATTGTATAGCTATATATAATAACTGACATAGTCAAACACATTTTCAGACCGCATACAAAATTCCTCTTTGTAAAAGCACATGCACTGAAGAAAATCCAACTACAAAAGGGGCGACCATCTGGGTCTTCTGCATGACTGATCATAAGGTGGACAAATATGCGCTGGATCCTACAGTATGGGGAGAGGGGGGTCAAGGATGGACAAAAAGAGACAAAAGTCAGGAGACAGGCCTATGTTAGTAAGTTTTGACCGTAAGTTGCCTTTCATGCATGTAATTATAATTTCtgatagagaggaagagtaaTTATATTTTGCAGGCAATGTTCACTCGTATTATTACGAACCAGAATCTTGGGTAGATGCTTCCAATTGCATCCTTTCCTGATCAACAATCTGCGGTCCTCCTGAGActattgaaaaacaaaagaaaagtgACAAAGTCAGTAGACAGACCTAGCCTAGTAGATTTAGCAAGGAAGCAActtattcaataatttatttaagtCTAATTTCTGATGGTAGAGAGAAAAATGTCATCAATGCAAAAGTGTGCAAACAGTGTTGCTACTTGCACAGAGCGTACAGGTTAGTAGACAGAGCACTCAATAAGAAACAGAACAGTCATAGACTCTATGACTGAAAACTTGAAGATAAATTACTACTGCTATTTCTTACCAAGGTCCTGGGTAGATGCCTCCATTTTCACCCTGTCTTCATCAGCAATGTGTGGTCCTCcatcgtgaaaaaaaaaaacatctttaaaCAATCGCTTAATAATTTATTTTCTCGCATTCTATGTTACTAAACAATGTAACGCCCTAACACATTTTGTCCACTAAGTGAGAAGTGCATTCATCTTTTTGTCcccaaaatataaatatataaaagcaAAACAGTAAATTCagtgcattttgttttgttttctgtgcaTAACAGTATGTGCTCTCTTCCATATGTCTTGGACGTGCCAATGTGTTGTGGATAAAACTCATGACTGCATTAAATGGTTCTAAAACAAATGTATGAACTTCATAGTACCATAGTCTATGCAGGTTTGTTATAATTGACAAGAAAATGATTTCAAGAAGGCCTGATTGTCTCTATATTTGGTAATAAAATAGTGAGATATTTCTTTTTACTTATAAACATTGTGTACTTACCTGGATAGATGACAAATTTGTTGTCTGGACAAAAGTTAAACCAAAACTCAAATTAGTATCATCACTTTAAGTGTCCTTATTTTTAAGAGTTACAACAATATAACATGGCAATTATTATACACTTACTGTAGGGACTGTAGTTTATCCGAAAGGCACACTCATAGCCGTGCTCATGGAGGATTTGGCAGAAATAGTTTCCAATGTCGTTTTGCTGGATTTTTCTCAGTGTCAGATTTATGCTCCCCTTCTTCAGCTTTCCCTTGCTGAGACTTACTCTGCCCTCAtagcccctcccctctctctcctggccATCTTTATACAGGTAGATACAGTCTGTGCCTTTAAACCACCTGATCTCCTCCATGACAACAGCATTGGTTTTAGAGGGAAAGTGACAAGATAATATGGGATCATCCCCAGGTGAGCAACTGTGTTGGTCATATGAAGGGACAAGTTTTGGACCTGTGAATAGAGAAAGGAGCATTTCTGATTGACATTTTCTTAAGCATACTTTTACACCACATGtgtagacagagacagaagtgCACGCTCCAACCAGGGACCAGGGATCAACATTCTCAGATAATCAAACTCTCCTTTGCACTGCCAAGTCTGGATATTCATAATTTACATGAATTATTAAACTGTATATACAACAATATACTTTAATAATCAACGAGTCACTTATGTGATTTAacataaaacatatttaaaaacagCAATTGGCAATGCTTGTGCCCTGTTTTCATTGTTTGTACTCAATGGAATTGTGAAGTCTCGTTTtgttaataaaaaagaaaaagcagtGGTATAACACAGTTCTAACCTAATAGTCCTAATATATGTCTTGCTTGcctattttaatttattttatttgcttgcttattttattatttttgcttTTCATGAGATATTGGCACACTGTCTAGCGAGCACATACTACTGATTATCATTGATATTTAAGGGTTACCTACTATAATACCCACTATAATTTACAAATGAACTCATAGCAATGCACTTATCCACTTCAGGTATTTTTGAAAATACACATATCAAATACTTTCATTTTTGCATTGAAGAGACAGGAGATTTGGTTTTCTCTATTAACATGCAGGTTGCTCCATAAACAGGCCTGTAATACATAAGCTATGCCACTGATTCTGTCAAATTTGACCCACTATAccagattttgtgaaataataaAGCAGTAATGTGAATTATGAAAATGATGACAAAAAAACATACCGCACCCAATAAGTAaataacatacatacatactgtacctatTCTATGCTTACTCTGGTTGTGGTAAGAAGAGGGTGTAGGGTGTTGTGTTAAATCCCCATGTTCTCCAGTAGACAGCAAAGAATGGGTTCCTCCTGACACTAATTAGAGATTAGGAATAATATGGCTTGAAttaaattttaaaaaatcaagTTCAAAATAGTAAAGGTTTATGATGCCATATACAGTATGATGATTTATATATACATTGATAGACCTTGAATAAAGTACAGTAGCCAGtttggcatatgtgtgtgtgtgtgtgtgtgtgtgtgtgttaaagtacTTAAAGTAaagattttctttcttttttatatctTTTAGGAGCAGGGATGTCATAACAAAGTTTTAACCTAGATTATTAATCTCTAATATATAgaaaaatatatactgtattgtatatgtatgtgtgcgcaatcagtattggggcagccgtggcctactggttagcacttcggacttgtaaccggagggttgccggttcgcaccctgaccagtaggcacggctgaagtgccgttgagcaaggcatctaacccctcactgctcccgagcaccgctgttgatgcaggcagctcactacgccgggattagtgtgtgcttcacctcactgtgtgttcactgtgtgctgagtgtgtttcactaatttacggattgggataaatgcagagaccaaatttccctcacaggatcaaaagagtatatatacttatacttattttgTAGAAACAtacactaccgttcaaaagtttggagtcacttaaatgtccttgttttcatcattcatgttgtaaatgtaaatgttgtagAAAAAAATGGCTTTAATGCAATGTCTATATTgaccattatcagcaaccattcatccaatattccaaaggcacattctgtttactaatctgatatcattttaaaggactaactgagaaaacattggagaaccctattgtgtatgtaatctgaaaactgctgccctgattaaaaaaaacaaaaaacaaaaaaacaatgcaactgatctggTATTccgtctataatggagtggaatggaaatttctaagtgaccccaaacttttgaacggcagTGTACATGAAAATTAACTTAAGTAGTTAAGATAGTGATTGTAAACTCATTTCCAGGAGGGTTCACACCTTGgcttggttggttggttggcttGCTAGGTCAATACTACATTTATCCACATTCTTTTGTCCCTACTAAACAATTGGAACTAAAAACATCTGAAAATAGCTTTCAAATATGCCAATCGTgagaaaatagttttttttagaGAAAAGAAGCATAAATGCAAACTCACTTGAAGGTGGTGGGGACATACTATCACATCTGTCGGTAAAGGGTGTAAGGGGTGGCGTTAAATAAGGTCCAGGTTCCTCTGCAGATACCTCAATTTTCATGTCCTTGATATCAGCATATGTTCCTCCTGACACTAATTGAACACAAGAGATGAGGAATAATATGACTCAAATTAAATTTAGgaaatcaaattcaaaattcaaaATGACACTTAAAGTATGATGAATTATACATTGATAACAGTATACAGATATTTTGAAAACAGTAGCCAAGGTAGTTTAAGTggaatttatatatatatatttgaatttccccttggtgatcaataaagtatctatctatctatctatctatatatatatatatatacacataataggtaacactttacttgaaggtatctacatagtGACATGAATGTTTATGatacattcatgacagtgtcatgtcactcttatgtataccttcaagtaaagtgtaaccaaataaaccaaataatataataatagtgtatgtgtgtgtattattgtatattttacagtatatgtgtaATGCTACAGGAAAACTAATTGAGATATTGAGTGCAAACTCACTTTTAGGAGGGTTCAGAAGATAACTCTGACGTCTCATGATTGACGGTTGAGCGTGCCAACTCTTCCTCATTTCCAGGGCCCTCTGTTGCATCACTTGTATTGCCTTCTTCTGATCTTCTGcacgttctttctctctctcatatgtcTCTCTGTCAAGTTCAAAATGGCCATGGTTTCCTGCCACCACCATCTCTATCATCTCAAGCAGCCTTGAGACCTGGGTGACATCTGCCTTGTAAGTATTATTGATGCAATAATACTTATAGCTACTTTTCTCTACAACCCACTGGAGGGGCATGCCCTCACTAGTAATGAACTTCTCAATGGGGGCATCACCCAGCCAGTCTACACATGTAAACAGCACAATGGTGTGATCCCACACCCTCTCCCCAAGAAGCTCCATATGATCTTGCAGTGCAACCCTGTTGGACTCTGTGAAATTCCTGTCTGCCCGTATGACCAAGATGAGAGCATGGGCTCCTGGAGGAAACACACTCTGCAAAAGCTGCTGTCTAACATTCTCAGGGGTTTGAGAAAGACGCTGCTCTCTGCCCCAGCCTGGTGTGTTAATAACAGTAACCCCCCTCCCTGCCACCCATCCATGTTTTGTCACACATTCAGCAGTTTTCTGAGAGCTAAACTCCTCTCTTCCCAGGATGGTGTTTCCAGCGGATCTCTTCCCTTCATCTACAGACCCCAGCAGGACAAGTCTGATCTCAGGGGGATATGCTGAGagggggagataaagagagagagagagagaaagagagatagatgtaATTAGTGTTACACAAAAAAGTGATTACGGACTCGaatgaatgaaaatgcaatGAAATGAAATCTCCTGCGTGTCTGTGCATATTGTGCCTTTATCTATTTCAGTTTGTTTCTTTATCTTCGTTGTCCTGTGACTTGTATACGAATATCATGGCAAACCAATGGTCAGTTGTTCAGATTAATGATAATTATTCAGAAGGAACTGATGTACTTTCATGTGTGCTTTTGCCcatgtacagtactgtactgtatacagAAGCTTATCGTTTAATGTTTGAACACGCATATGATAATGGAAAGCAGGTTAAAAATAcaaaagcagagagaggaggagagacttaCGAGGGATTGATGCACTGGCCGCCATCACTAATCTCAGCTGGACAtcaaaacattttacaaaggTGCCTTGAAAAAGAAttataaagaaaaaaaggaTTTGAATGAAGTTGTAATAGTGCTGTGAAAAACTATGCCGACCTATGCAGGAATGAATTAAACATTAAATCAATGTAGCATAACATTGGTCTGCATTAAGACGTTGCTCTAAAATTCGAAAATAACTGTCTAATATGTGtttcatactgtatatacacttGAAATGTATGAGAAACTGGCTGACTAAACCCAGGGATGACCGGAGCACTCAGAGAACTTTTAAACTTGTTTTATTATGGTGCACAATCGACTGACGTTTCAATGCACTGCGTCCTCCTCAGAGTCAAAAGAaatttgaaatgtatgttttGCCAGCAGGTGAAGAGAATGGCTGAATTTATCATTTGTGACAAACAACACTATACTGATTTCCAAACAACACACCCCAccttccaacaccacacactcatctctacAGTCTCACCTCTGGCTGTAATCATGTGAGAATAACATGGTAAGTGTCGCTGgtgaaaacactgatttgtcCTGACTTGTCAAGACTGTGCTTTAACCATGGACAGATTGGAGAGATAACATACTATGTTTATTTAGCAAAAAGCCTTTGCAGTAATTAGTTATAGGTATCCAATTCAAATAATGGAATTTTTCTACATTAACTTTCCAGAATGTATCTGATTCTATATTTGTGAGATGTTACATAACTTGATTTCCTTGCTTCCTCCTGGTTTTTTAATTTGGCTTTGATTTCATTAAACTTTTTATTAAAATTGTTAACAGTATTGGACCTTTGGTAATATGACGCATATATTTTGAAGCGGGTTTCAGCACTATAGTTTGAAGTTATACAAAACATGTTTACATACATGATGTGCACCACAGTCATGCTACAAGATACATGTATTTTAATATGTAAAActtaaaatacaaatataattcTCTTTACCTTTAGCTCTGTTGCAGCCGATCAGAGACGAACACAAAAGAACAATTCCAGAGCAAAGTTCATGATATGGCCTGATATGGATCATACAGTGTTGATTATTAACTTTACACTGATGAACCGAAAGGACACCTGAGAACAGTGAAGACCTGATTCATTGGTGGCACTGGATGAAGTGAGAGTTGTAAAGGCAGCCTGTAATTTGTTGAGCATGGCCTGGGGGCGCTGTGCAGCTGAGGGATGCTGTGCAGCTGAGGGGACGGAAGTCCAGCACCTGACTGTTCCGCTAGTGACTGGACTGGGCAGCAGCTCTCACTCACACCAATCAGCTCACACCAATTCAAGCAGCTGATAAATTCTCTTTTCAAAAACCTATTTGATGTTCATTGTTTACAAAGCAGCAGAAggtttcagaaaaaaaatattaagaaatggcttttaaaatattaagaaaTGGCTAttataaagttttcaccttacaactttgctgataacatttcaaataaatgccagttagcgcattagcaaggatattgtgtaacatataggctactgttgatgttgtttcatagccttttgcttgtgtgtagttaggctcactgctagattttgacaggagctcgtgatatcgctttaaagtaagctacttgggctcacgcaagctgtcaaacactgtccactcgcctatgtggtgcacccctctggtttatacatccaatgtttatgttagctaactgtatctcgatgtgttgctatcagagcaagacgttagagatggcgcatgacatgcagtgatgcctcgtataaaaaatatatatataaaaaaaacgctatttaagcaccgaaatgaggcaccgaaatccacgttgttattcgatgcagttactaccgtttgcgtcggcaccggtgccatattagaaccgtgtttcggtgcccaaccctactcATTTCCCTAATCATATGCAGATTTTTGCAACCCGTTCGATCAAAGTATTATGTTAAATCACGTCAAAAACTGTAGATGATAGATGATAGCCTACACACAAAATTAAATTCTGTCAACTAAACCTCACTTATCAGTGCAGATTTATTTATGGGTGTCCTCATTTATTGTGATGTCCAAATCAGTGTTTGTTTCATGCATGCAGTGTGTGGTTTGGATGAGACAGATGACGACCAGCTTCCCTATCTTCAGCTTAAAGTTTCTGCCCAAAATTGTATGAAAATCGTCCAATTAGCTGCCACAGAATTCTAAACATTTCCTCGGGGGAGACACCCATGAACCCCCCCCAATTTGTGTAGCCTACCCTTACTGAGCCTTAGCCttgaaatctagatgcaccttAATGTGGgtatggctcgtcaggctaactgaGCCTACTAtttcataccaaatttcagctTGTAGGCTAGTTCATCAACGTTAAGCCTAATTGTCACAgttttcacactttttttcaaaaTAGTAATCCACAAGAAAACAAATAACACCAAACCATACATATCTGTAGCCTGTTGGATTGAGTGTTTATGCGCTGTAAACGCTGTGCTCTTTGTAAGAGTAGGCTTGTAGGCATATTACTGCATGTTTGTTATAatctgtgtgtgaatttgtattATAGGATTTGGGTTACAACTCTTTAGCATAGActgtagggcaattccacggaaaattgactttttgtcacatccataacgccagtgaattGCCTTgccatttgtatgatgtgaatgataattcattttttgtgcattttttctcatgtacattcttcagccaaaaatagcaaaggctcaaatttcatgtaatcattcacatcatactacaccatcacattttattggcgttatggatgttacaaaaaacttaattttccatggaattgccctgtaCTCAAAATGATGGACATTACAGACTTATCAGAGCATGTatggtatttatttgtgtattttgGGAATGTGATGTGCTGTTGACAGTTCTTCTCTCCCAGGGACACTGTCTGGTGTCCTGCGCCGAGGGAAGGGGCCCTGGTCCAATGGacattattttcttttcttcctccttcATCATTATGTATTGTGTCCTCTCTGTGTATTAGCCTATCATTAGGCTGAATCTGATTGTGAGGAGGGAGTACAGAGCTGTTTGGGGATATCAGACAGTCTGGGTCCTTATAGTGTGTAGCTATCACCAtcactgcttgacactaccctagtcaagtcaagtcaaatcaagtcaggtttatttatatagcgcatttcatacacagaggtcattcaatgtgcttt is a genomic window of Alosa sapidissima isolate fAloSap1 chromosome 10, fAloSap1.pri, whole genome shotgun sequence containing:
- the LOC121719921 gene encoding uncharacterized protein LOC121719921 isoform X2; protein product: MIHIRPYHELCSGIVLLCSSLIGCNRAKGTFVKCFDVQLRLVMAASASIPPYPPEIRLVLLGSVDEGKRSAGNTILGREEFSSQKTAECVTKHGWVAGRGVTVINTPGWGREQRLSQTPENVRQQLLQSVFPPGAHALILVIRADRNFTESNRVALQDHMELLGERVWDHTIVLFTCVDWLGDAPIEKFITSEGMPLQWVVEKSSYKYYCINNTYKADVTQVSRLLEMIEMVVAGNHGHFELDRETYEREKERAEDQKKAIQVMQQRALEMRKSWHAQPSIMRRQSYLLNPPKMSGGTYADIKDMKIEVSAEEPGPYLTPPLTPFTDRCDSMSPPPSMSGGTHSLLSTGEHGDLTQHPTPSSYHNQSPKLVPSYDQHSCSPGDDPILSCHFPSKTNAVVMEEIRWFKGTDCIYLYKDGQEREGRGYEGRVSLSKGKLKKGSINLTLRKIQQNDIGNYFCQILHEHGYECAFRINYSPYNNKFVIYPGPHIADEDRVKMEASTQDLVSGGPQIVDQERMQLEASTQDSGSSAYLSTL
- the LOC121719921 gene encoding uncharacterized protein LOC121719921 isoform X1, which translates into the protein MIHIRPYHELCSGIVLLCSSLIGCNRAKGTFVKCFDVQLRLVMAASASIPPYPPEIRLVLLGSVDEGKRSAGNTILGREEFSSQKTAECVTKHGWVAGRGVTVINTPGWGREQRLSQTPENVRQQLLQSVFPPGAHALILVIRADRNFTESNRVALQDHMELLGERVWDHTIVLFTCVDWLGDAPIEKFITSEGMPLQWVVEKSSYKYYCINNTYKADVTQVSRLLEMIEMVVAGNHGHFELDRETYEREKERAEDQKKAIQVMQQRALEMRKSWHAQPSIMRRQSYLLNPPKMSGGTYADIKDMKIEVSAEEPGPYLTPPLTPFTDRCDSMSPPPSMSGGTHSLLSTGEHGDLTQHPTPSSYHNQSKHRIGPKLVPSYDQHSCSPGDDPILSCHFPSKTNAVVMEEIRWFKGTDCIYLYKDGQEREGRGYEGRVSLSKGKLKKGSINLTLRKIQQNDIGNYFCQILHEHGYECAFRINYSPYNNKFVIYPGPHIADEDRVKMEASTQDLVSGGPQIVDQERMQLEASTQDSGSSAYLSTL